One window of the Epinephelus moara isolate mb chromosome 22, YSFRI_EMoa_1.0, whole genome shotgun sequence genome contains the following:
- the fam8a1a gene encoding protein FAM8A1, whose translation MSATPPSDSRGPEGDAKQPQTNATTEYCAKLQQWMWQYYWGYANWQSCLALSAFPFPPHCSFPPPGTSAQTPGPPASTSGGGQQAFDALNGYSYPYPLSFPAPYPHPGGAHTEQTSATDARRPTQQQQNGNPPQAGREYTIPSPLQRFLAETVDFFILFCVKATIVLWIMHLSGMKDIAKFITHFIVEEIDENTSMEDLQKMMAVALVYRVLVCIYETICIWGAGGATPGKFLLGLRVVTCDTSTLVRPNRVLVVPASNVSFSASTVRALNKNFSIAFLFPVFITLLFFQHNRTVYDIVAGTIVVQRRGGR comes from the exons ATGTCTGCGACACCGCCGAGTGACAGCCGCGGCCCGGAAGGAGACGCAAAGCAGCCTCAGACAAACGCGACAACGGAGTACTGCGCGAAGTTGCAGCAGTGGATGTGGCAGTATTACTGGGGCTATGCCAACTGGCAGAGCTGCTTGGCTCTGTCAGCCTTCCCCTTCCCTCCTCACTGCAGTTTCCCTCCGCCGGGCACGAGCGCTCAGACACCGGGTCCACCTGCATCGACATCCGGCGGTGGACAGCAGGCTTTTGACGCCCTGAACGGGTACAGCTACCCTTACCCCCTCAGCTTCCCTGCACCCTACCCTCACCCAGGTGGTGCCCACACGGAGCAGACCTCAGCTACGGATGCCCGGCGGccaacccagcagcagcagaatggGAATCCACCTCAGGCAG GACGGGAGTACAccatcccctctcctctccagaGGTTCCTGGCTGAGACGGTGGACTTCTTTATCCTGTTTTGTGTGAAGGCCACCATCGTGCTGTGGATCATGCATCTGAGTGGTATGAA ggacattgcCAAATTCATCACCCACTTCATCGTGGAGGAGATAGACGAGAACACATCCATGGAGGACCTGCAGAAGATGATGGCTGTCGCTCTGGTCTACAGGGTGCTAGTGTGCATCTATGAG ACCATCTGTATCTGGGGTGCCGGTGGTGCCACACCAGGGAAGTTTCTGCTCGGCCTGCGGGTGGTGACGTGTGACACATCCACTCTGGTGCGACCCAATCGAGTCCTCGTAGTCCCAGCATCTAATGTTTCATTCTCTGC CTCTACAGTGCGAGCGCTCAACAAGAACTTCTCCATCGCCTTCCTCTTTCCCGTCTTCATCACCTTGCTCTTCTTCCAGCACAACAGGACTGTGTACGACATCGTGGCAGGGACCATTGTTGTGCAGCGCCGAGGGGGCAGATAG
- the fabp4a gene encoding fatty acid binding protein 4a yields the protein MVEKFVGTWKMISSENFDDYMKAIGVGFAVRQVGNRTKPNLVVTVDDQGTVCMKSQSTFKTTEIKFKLNEPFEETTADDRKTRTVVTLENGKLVQKQSWDGKETNIEREITDGKLIAKCIMGDVIAVRTYVKEV from the exons ATGGTCGAGAAGTTTGTCGGGACGTGGAAGATGATTTCCAGCGAGAACTTTGATGACTACATGAAAGCTATTG GTGTGGGATTTGCGGTCCGGCAGGTGGGCAATCGGACCAAGCCCAATCTGGTAGTGACCGTGGACGATCAAGGGACTGTATGCATGAAGTCTCAGAGCACCTTCAAAACTACTGAAATCAAGTTCAAGCTCAACGAGCCTTTTGAGGAGACGACCGCAGACGATAGGAAGACAAGG ACCGTGGTGACTCTGGAGAACGGCAAGCTTGTGCAGAAACAGAGCTGGGATGGGAAAGAGACGAATATCGAGAGGGAGATTACAGATGGGAAATTGATAGCG AAATGCATAATGGGAGATGTGATTGCAGTGAGGACGTACGTGAAGGAGGTGTGA